The genomic window GAGTGGCATAATGTAGCGGGTGAGGCAATTGCTGAAAGGAGCTCCCCTTCAGCGTGTGAATTTGTGGAAGAAGGACTGAGGATTACCATAAATGTTACGGATGCAGGAGTTGCTCAGGCAGTAAAGTTCAGAAGATCTGCGCTTATAAAATCACTGCGTAAATTTTTATCTTTACCATCTATACAAATTGACGTTAAAGTTGGAAAAATTACAAGACGATCTGCTGCAAAACCTCCGCTTCCCGCATGCAGGAGACGGGCTCCGGTCATAATCTCGGAGAAGGCTGTAAAGGAAGAGACAAAAAGACTGACATCTGAAAACGGAGATCCTGAAATTGCAGAAACAGTGGCAAGGCTTAAGGTGGCATCAGAGAAGCTTAGCCTAAGAAAAAACGGTTAAAAGCCCAGATAAATAATAATGATTATTATTTTTCGGTAAAAATGCCGATGGTTCTATTGTTTTGTCAGTTTAATATTATACTAAGACATGATTAAAAAATGGGGGGTAATCTTACATGAAAATAGGAGATCTCATTCAAAGCGGCGATT from Synergistaceae bacterium includes these protein-coding regions:
- a CDS encoding DUF721 domain-containing protein; its protein translation is MESLKDAGRLFTTDVPDAVKACLKLAELEQEWHNVAGEAIAERSSPSACEFVEEGLRITINVTDAGVAQAVKFRRSALIKSLRKFLSLPSIQIDVKVGKITRRSAAKPPLPACRRRAPVIISEKAVKEETKRLTSENGDPEIAETVARLKVASEKLSLRKNG